CACAACTACAACCGAAATATCAAGCGAAGGAAGGAGGCCAACCACTACAaatcaaggatgacaaaagtcCGTTGTTCTACATAAAGCTATTAACGAAGGAGGTTGATTTCACAAGGTACCCATTGTGTGTGAACAAAACCAAGAACACGGCACCACCTAACCAAACAATGGTGTGGAACAATATGATCATGGAATCGTATGAGAACAACGCAAAGCACGGGGAAGACTTGCGGCAACACGGAAACAACACGGCAACAACTTCCAAGCAACAACTATCTCAAGGCAGACGATGGGATGCGGTGAAGTTGATGCATTTTTCCTAGAAACATAACGATGTCATCGAATCAACCATACAACAACCGTACAACAACGAGAGAAAAAACTACGGCGAGTAGATGAAGATTTCGACTTCACCGACTATGCAAAGCTTGTGGCTGCGTAAATGGTACGGCAACTAGAAAACAaccagaagaagaagaggaagtggacAAACACGTAAATGATGATCATCAATGACAAACGACATGAAACAATAGAGAAGGGGCAAATTTACAAGGACAAAGAAACATTGATAAGTACACTATGCTACTTTGCAATCAAGAAGACATTTCAATACAAAGTAGTGAAATCTTGCACAAAAGAATACAACATAGTGTGTTTGGACACAAACCGCAAATGGAGTTTAAAGGCTACAAAAATGGAAACACGAAACATTCATAATAAGGAGCTACGAAGAAGAACACACATGTGCGATTACAATAAGATTTGGAGATCAACGACAAGCTACATCAAAGTTGATAGCGAGACTTTGTAAAACCAAAATTCTTGAACACGAAAACAAAGTGCGGCCTATGAGACATAAAGACAGAAATGAAAGACAAATACGGAATAAAGATGAATTACATGAAAGCATGGCGTAGTAAAGAGCGAGCACAAACCCAGCTACATGGAAATGCTAAAGAGTCGTACAATCTCTTGCCAAGAGACCTGTACATGCTACAGAAAACAAAtccaggtaaaaaaaaatttaaaaattttactttgaaAATATTTGTGAAAAAACAGTTGTTTTTGAGTTGTTATTTCGTTGAGTACATGTTGTTTGAAAAAATCCTGTTTGATTAAAATTCAGGAACATTAATAGACATAGAGAAAGATGATGATGACAGTTTCAAATATGCATTTGTTGCATTGAATGCTGCTATAAAAGGTTGGCCAAACTGCAAACCAATCATCGTGGTAGACGGTACATTCCTAAAGGCCGCGTATGGAGGCACGTTGCTCACTGCCAACACACAAGATGCAGAATCTAAAATTTTTCCACTAGCATACTGCATAGTTGATTCTGAGAACGATAAATCGTGGGAGtggttcttaaaaaaaataagagaagcaTTCGGGGTTCGAGAATGTCAATGTCTAATATCAGACAGACATGAAAGCATCATCAAAGCAACTAGGAAAGTGTTCCCTGAAATAACACATGGCTACTGCATCTTCCACCTCTTGTCGAAcctcaaaacaaaattcaagaaaaatgcAAAGCATTTCAGAGTGCCATTCTATGCAGCTGCAAAAGCTTACACAGAAATGGAGTTTGAATTCCATATGAGGGAGCTAGACAACTTGGATAAGCGCATAAGACCGTACCTGGAGAAAATTGGCCATGAAAAATGGTCAAGGTATCATTCAGAAAACAACAGGTGAAAACTAATAAGAAGgataaaattaatgatatgtTCACCTATTTATAGCGTTGTATTTGCGTTGTTTTTGCGTTGCGTTTGAGTTTTTTTTCCAAAAGTAGAACTATGACAGAAACTGTCCAAATTGTAGGTACTCTACCATGACATCAAACATAGCTGAGGCACTGAACTCAGCAAATTTAGCAGCAAGGGAAACACCAGTGACAACATTAATGGAGTGCTTGAGGGCACAAATGCAAGAGTGGACATACAATAATAGAAAGGAGGCACAAAAATGCACAACAAGGCTGACACCATCATCTGAGAAAAAACTCATAGGGAACTATGTACAGTCATTGCGACTAACAGTAAGTTCAATTATCGTTCGCATAAAGTAAAATAATTGAatagttttttggttgttttaaagttggtttaaaacaTGCAGGTGAAACCAGCAAACCAGAACCTGTTTGAGGTGATAGATGAAGACAGAACAAGAATAGTAAACTTGAAGGAGAAGACGTGCACATGCAATAGATTTCAAAAAGATGAAATGCCATGTAACCATGCAGTCGCCGTCATGAAGGACTTgaacataaacacatacaactaCTGTGCACAATACTACACATCAAAAGCATGGCTGCAAACATATGAAGAAACAGTATACCCAGTTGGAAACGTAAGAGAATGGGAACTTCCagatttttttgaagaaatcaTAGTGTTGCCTCCAAAGGAGAGAATCAAGTCTGGAAGGCCGAGGAAAAGAAGAATGGCAGCATCTTGGgaaacaaagaaacaaaacaagTGTGGCAAGTGTGGACAAAAGGGACATAACAAAAAGACCTGCAGAAGAATTACAGCATAGAAGTGGAAACAACTACAcatcaaccaaaaaacaactatattaaaacatttagaaaacaCATACTGCATATTACGATTGGTTGttacatacatttttttattgtgattttttatgtggagagatattgataatagggaattggtattattatcattaatatacaaaaaaacatcaaatattatagttaaataattaaatgagtgGAAGAAGGTTGAAATtaataagaaggaaaaataaactACATAAAGTGATTACAAATGCAATTTAGTTGTTTGTCAGATGGTTGTAATAAGGTTGTTAATAGTATGCTGTCATGACTAAGAGTAAATATAAAgattaaaaatccaaaaatatgaacaaattaaaaaccaattccaattaagaaaaaaacatgatagaaacaacaacttgtctatgattatgaacataatgtggtaatagaaaaaacaaaagctacataaaaaaaagtagtatttccaacaacaaccaATAGATAACTAAGACAAATTCTTCTTTGGACCCTTTGGAGGAGCCTCATCTTCACTATCAATAAATTCCACTTCTTTCATGCGAGCATACTTATAGAACAACACGCAAGCCTATCACGGTGTTTCTCAACATCAAATATGGGAGGAATCGGTTTCATATCAATAAAGTATTCGGCGAACGATGCAACGAAACAACCACGatccgcaaaacaaccaaaaaacaacagcagaaaaatttaaaaaaggaaaataacattacaaattttaaaaacatttgaaaataaaaaataaaaacaacttacTTCGAGGTTTGTTGAGGCAAACCATCAACCTTAACAACTTCGAAAGGGTCTAAACAAACCGGtttgttttcctttttgaaCTCATCAAACAAAGCAAAAAAGTGGGGCAACAACACCGCAAATGGCTGACAAGCTTTGATAGCAGCACTATCTTTCATAGCAGTCGACAAGGAGTTGTACATGTACACACGCCTTTCCTCAATATTCAATCGACCAAGAATCCAATGTGATTCAGTCTCCATGTGGATGATAAAGAAAACATGATCGCACAAATGCCAAGGGGAACCACATAACATTTTTCTACCTCTTATATAATCAGCAATGGCATGTCAAGTgcttatcaaagaaagattttttttctcgtgcaataaatttttcatacaaagcatGAATGGTTTTGAAGAATAAGCAATCGGTGGTTGTGAACTTAACCTTTGGCTCCTTTGCATACTTTCCTTTTTTACGTAGATAGTAAAAAATGATGTCCAGATGCTGAacaataaaaaatgagaaatgttcgaaaatcagaaaatgaattatatttcaacaactaaaaaacaaccaacaaacaacatgaagaaaactatagactgaaatttttgaaaaaaatcaaaagaaaaaataaattaacttacaGAATTAGTCAAACATTGGCCAGGATATGCAAGCTTGTGGAACCACATCTTGGTTGCAACATCTTCCACGCCAAAACGAAAAGGGGGAACAATCTTATCCTTACCCTTCAAGTAAACCTTCTCCTTATCATGcctaacatttaaaaaaaaaaatgaaacataaatagtaaagtaaaaaacaaaaaaatacaaaaacacaacaaaaatgctgaaaataaacacttacggaTCTTTCTTCGATCGGCGTCCTTCACCAAGCCACAAGTCAAAATCAATCTCGTCTTTATGTTCTACATCTTCACCAATCTTATCATCGAGAGGACACAACCCAGCCACATACTTAACAACTCCATAACCAGAACCATCTTTAGAACTAGAAATGGAAGAGTCATACTCCATAAACGGAGACGTCAGCGCTATGGGTTTCTTAGATTTCCTCTTGTCAACAAGAGGAGTTTCTTCAACGGGAATTGGGTCATCTTCAAGTTCAATGTTAGAATCAACATTGAGACCTGTTGCACccatctaatatattttttccacaaaaatgaaagaaaatagacAGTGTTAAACACAAAAAGTatgaagaaactaaaaaacaaccaaaaaaaaaaaaatatacctcaAAACAAACAAGACGACGATCCGTAACCTCAACATTTTCGTAAACCGAAATCGTTTACAAGGATCACCACCAATTCCATCTGAAGACATCTGTTTATATATGGTATTAAAAAGGAATTAGATCattgttaaaaaataacaacctttacacaaccaaaaaacaacacaaaagcaACATTACCATAAGCTCAACTCGCTTTTACCCCGATCGAACGATAGCCTCAACATCTATTTGAGTAGGGCCGTCATTGAAATCAACGAAATTCTTGAtacagaaaataaaggaaaaagaaaatggaaaaaagtGAAGTATTTTTTGTGAAAGActtcaacaactaaaaaaaactacataacaaaataaaaacaacaagtaAAATAAGAAGACCAACAATAAATTGCGAACAACATAATCTACAAACACagccatataaataacataataaatacaaataaatagtcTGAAAATAGTTGCAaatttctgaaaaataaaacataacaagAGACATAACAATAACATAGAATTACAAGAGCACTACCTAAAACGGACttacaacaaaataaaccacACAAAGTAACTAAAACCTAGTTACATTGTCTACTTATCTACCTTATCCTCACTATCAGTGGCATCATCATCACTgccattatcattttttttcttttgagtcaGAATCTTCATCGGCTTGACCATCCTTCTCTTCACCTTCACTACCCTCCCCTTCCTCATCACCCATAACATTCTCTTCTTCATTTTCATCAGTTTCTTCAGATTCATTTAAATCAAAATCTGCTTCATCACCACCTCCATCATCATCATTGGAAGAGTCACTGCCTTTTTCCTATAttgaaattacaaattaaattagtataaaacaacttaaaaaaaaccgaaaaacaactattgaaaaactaaaataccTTGGCATAGGAATCGACAAAAACAGTAGAAAACTGTGTCTGCATTGAAGCCATCTGAGCACCAAAAGAAACAAACTGTGCAGACACAAACTCTttcaactcaaccaaatcagatGAAATCTTCTGTTGGGAAGTATGCAACGAATCGATCTTGACCTCCAACCCATGAAATTTCTCAGAAAAGGCATCAAGCTTGACAGAAATGTCACTCGAGCAACAAGTTGGCTCTTTGGGAACAGAAGACTCTTGTAAGAGTTGTAGTCGGTGTCGAACTTGAAACCGCTCggtttcaaagctttgaactcaccgGTAGTGGGCCTCATATTTGAAAGTTGCGGTCGATCAAAAAAcaccaaaattaaaatttcaattatgaagattaataataatgaaaaacaacacaaaaacaactacTGAAAAACCAAATTACAACAAACAGATATACCTTATCTTTGGAAACATCAAAGATAGTAGTCTTCAAAACTTTGAAAGTAGGTTGACTATTGCATGTCCACTGAGTGATCCTTGGAATACGAGAGCTTTCCTTTTGGCAGTACTTACCTTTCATGTACTTACAACACTCGTAGAACCAAACTTGAAGAACATGAGGACAACCAATCAAAGTGTAAAAAACACTCGGCCTCTTTCCCGAACTCCTTGCCTTCCTAACCCCCTCAACCCAACTATCAAGCTTACCCTTCAATGAGGAAATAGTCAATTCAAAAGAACTCCGGCCCCAAGCAAATTCATTGTACCTCCCACTATCTACAACATCTAAAATAGACTTGGGTACATTTTTATGCTTAGTGCCACTAAGCAAGAACCACTCCACGAAATACAAAACTGCCAACTTCACAGCATCCTCATCAGAATCACCccacctcttggtggtaaaacatTCCCTAACAGATTCCTTAGTGATAGAGGACGAAGTTGGCCAATATCTTTCACaaagactattaacctcttgctTAAAATCTAAGACACTACAAATACCTTCACAAGCCTAACCCAGTAATCAATGCAAATTCCTCAATGCTAAACCTAAGCCTAACACCGCGTATCATTACCCACAACTCAGCATCATTAGGTTGCTGAACCTCCCGGAGCAACAACCCATGAAACACTTGGGGTTGAACTTTAAAATCGGGAAGGTTAAGGAAATGACCAAAACAGGTTTTTGAAAACATTTCAAGCTGTACATCTGAAAGACAAGACTTAATGTTCTCTATCACCTGGAAAGTAGCAGTGGAAAAGGCTTTAGCAATGAATAGATTCTTCTGGTCATAAATATAATCCCATTCCTGTAtcaatataaacaaaataaatcaggacaaaaacaaaaaaaactaaaaaaaaaatagaaaacaaataataaaaataatatttttttttttaaaaaaagacacCTTAGGGGGATTTTTCTTTGGTAGGTCAAATCCTTCAACCTTCACTGAGGTCCTAGCATGGACCtgcaacaaaaaagaaaaacaaaagcaaCAAATCTTAGATACAATAACAatgaatatataaaaatgtagtaACCAAATTACAGCCaataaaaaacctaaaaacaacgTTTATGAAACCCTTACAGTATGATAAATGTAAGAGATAAACAACTttcaaaaaaatacagtaacaaCACTGtcacaacttaaaaaaaaaacaactaaaatattaaCAACACTGTACAAACTCGTTGTTATGAAATTTCGAAAATGGTAGTCGATAATAGTAGTGTGACAAACAACCGAGAAAAAACTGACAATAAACATATACAAAACTAAAGAATAAACAACACTGAAAGATCTTGTTGCAATTGAAATTAGTAAAATGCTTCTCAATACCAATAGTGTGTAAAACAACCGAAAACAAATTCACAATAAACATATAACCAACCAATGGGGAAAAGCAATTCAAAACTGTGACAAAATACGAATTGAACTGGGTTTTTTTTCAACAACCAAACAACAActgaataaaaacaacaaaacaacatcaACCACAATACATGACAGAAATACATAAAGAACaccaaaaaaacataaaaacatccTAATAAACACCTAAACCAGTGACCTAAAAAGCTCATGTAAAAATTAACACAATAAAATGAAACCAAGCAAATTTAAATTACCTTTGATTCAACTTTGGGCTTTTGGTCCTCACCATGCACTTCATCCTCAAAATCAGAATCTGAGGAAACCTAGAACAAAAAATGGGGAAAACTTTAAATCATCAAATGTAACACCAGAAATAAAACAACcagaaaaaaactaaagaaaaatttaaaaacaacaaagagaAACTTACATCGCGTGCAGACTTGGAAATTTTTGCTCTCTTAGTCTTAGGAGCATCTACTTTAACAGGAGGGGCTCTTTTCTTAGTGCCCGATGTCTCTGGAACATCAGCCACTAaatttttagcaattttttttaaccccATCTTAGGTTCGACTTTGGAAGTAACAGTTGGAGCCTTCTTCGATTTTTTAGAAACTTTCTTCGCCGGAGATGGTGATTTCGAACCACTTCTAGTGGTTGCCATTTATATAGAGAAAATATAGAGGAGGATGACAATGTAGGTTGAGGAAAACGTGGGTGAGggcttggagaaggtgatcgtgGGAAGAAGAAATTGGTTAGGGCTTGATAATGGTGATCGTGGGAAGCTCGGTTTGAAGAGTGGAAGAATCAGGtaaatgaaaaattcaaaaaaaaaaagaaaagaaaggatTTATGAGGTGGCGTGCGTGTACGTGTGTAAGGAAGAAGGGAaaaggtaaaattgtaattattaaactttttgaaaagtaaaattgaaaaatgtaaaagttaaaaaagtttaaaaaaccgtGTAaggataaaaatgtaaaaaaggtGTCAATTTTGACATGAGGTGTAAAAATCTCTAAATAATAACTAACTTATGTTGCATTTAATATGATACCTAACATagctatataaatataatgaggAAATAAGAACACCCTCTCCAATACAATGTCATAGAATTTAAGGTAAATAACAAATCTATCACATGAACTTTGAAATGAGAAGAAAAAACAATTTAACACgcctaataaattaataatttaatactaatacattattttttttgtgtcaatgctaattctgacgacttttttgaCACTAGCAGCTACTCCGACGATTTTTCCGGCACTGACAACAAACTTCGAAAAAATTATCGGAATTGGCATAGTCGttggaaaaattaccaagaaactggtttcttgatgaagaaaccagctACTTGAtgaataaattaatttcttgatgaagaaaccagtttcttggtgatttttctggtGATTTTTTTGACGACAATGTCaattttgatgatttttttgacattggcagcaactccgacgactttttcgATACCGACAGCTACTCCAGTGAGTGACTTTTTTGGTACCAATAAAAAACTCTAAAAAATTTATCGGAATTGATATTGTCACCGAAGTTTATCATTTATTGATATGAGCAAGATGATCAATGTATATATACAAGCATAAGTTAATTATAAGCTAACCAAAACAAGAGGACAAAAAGctaacaaataacaaatataaataatagaaaataaccgACTCATAATGAGTCTCTAACAATTAGATGTTGCACTTCAATGGTCCTAAGCCTAACCACACTGGAACACTACCCCTCAGCTCATCCAATTTAGTCAACACTCAACACTACTCACTCATTAGTCAACACTTTTCTTAGCTCCCAGAAATGGCTGCTAAGCTCAAACCCAATCCCTCCGATCATCTTCTCATACTTATTGTCGTCTTCCTCATCGCGATCGATTCATTTGTACCGTCCACGGCGGAATTTTCCTCATCCAAATGGTCTCCACGTTTCCTTGGAAAATTTTCCCACCTGAACAAGCCGCATCCCCAACTCCAGCTCCAACAACAATCTCAATTCCAATACGACACCCGATACTTCGATCAGCGACTCGACCACTTCAGTTTCTCTAAGCTCCCGAGGTTTCGTCAAAGGTACCTCATCAGTACCGAGCACTGGGTGGGTCCAGAGCGATTGGGTCCCATCTTCGTCTACTGCGGCAACGAGGGCGACATCGCCTGGTTCGCTGCCAATACCGGCTTCGTCTGGGAGATCGCTCCTCAGTTTGGCGCCATGGTTCTCTTCCCCGAGGTAGGTTTTTAGAGATTGATTCCTTACATAAATGGAGAgaattttcaaattgatatggTGATGATTAATTTATGAGCAGCATAGATACTATGGAGAATCGATGCCGTTCGGGAGTGGAGAGGAGGCGTATAAGAACGCAAGTACATTGTCGTATCTGACAGCGGAGCAAGCATTGGCTGATTTCGCCGTCTTGATCACTGAGTTAAAGCGGAACTTTTCGGCGGAGGGCTGTCCTGTTGTGTTATTTGGTGGATCATACGGAGGAAGTAAGTGTTGTTCAATTAGTGATTATATATACGAATCTAAaaattcttttccttttttgtatgaCAAAGGTGTTGTGAATTGAAAAAACAGTGTTGGCATCATGGATGAGGCTCAAGTATCCTCACATAGCTATTGGAGCACTTGCTTCTTCGGCTCCAATTCTTCAGTTTGAGGATATTGTTCCGGTGGAAACATTCTATGACTTAACCTCCAATGGTTTCAAGGTTCTCAAGCTctctttactattttatattgttGGTTCATTCtgtaatataatttatactaaTATGTTTATATGTTTGTGTCCATAGCGTGAAAGCATCAGCTGCTTTAACACCATCAAACAATCTTGGGATGTAATAATATCCGAGGGTCAGAAAAATGATGGTCTTCTTCAACTGACCAAAACTTTCGGCTTTTGTaggtaaatattttaattttaaggaAATTTGTGTGGTTAGTTAATGTGGATGATTTAGCTATGACATGAATTTGAAGATTTTTCTCTTTTTACTTTTCTGAAATGGGACTTAATTATTGGGTTTGGATTAATCAAAGTTGTTTCACAGGACATTAAATAATACAGATGATCTGATCAACTGGTTAGATTCTGCTTATAGTTATTTGGCAATGGTGAACTACCCATATCCTTCGGAATTCTTAATGCCTTTGCCTGGACACCCAATTAGAGAGGTTTGCAGAAAGATTGATTCCATGGCTGGGGATAATATTctagaaaaaatatttgaagGCATAAGTGTATACTACAACTATACTGGGAAAGTTGACTGCTTTGAATTGGATGATGATCCTCATGGCATGGATGGATGGAACTGGCAGGTATAAAAAATGTTATACAGAATTGATCGTCTTTGTCTTTAAAGTGAAaatgaaaattcatatttatttcACTAGTTATAGCTTTCAGATTGTTTTCTAATTGTAGGCTTGTACTGAGATGGTTATGCCGATGTCTAGTAGCCAGGATTCAAGCATGTTTCCAACATTTGATTTTGATTTGTCTTCTTATAAAGAGGAGTGCTTGAGGGAGTTCAATGTGGAACCAAGGCCTAGATGGATAACAACAGAGTTCGGTGGACATGTAAGGAAACGACTATTTATTTATGTCTTCATATTTGTTTTCATCTTCCTTGTTTAGTTTTCATAAGTTTATGAAATAGTGTTATCACTTTTAGCTTCCTTTTTGTTCCTTTGGGTACCAAAAGTAAAAGGAAAGACaacctttttattattttctaatgaaatAGCTCTAGCGGAGTGTTGGGAAATTAGAtgaatgaaaaacaaaaaagactTGATGCGGACATAAAGCAGTTATTCTCTTCTCTctatttcattt
This region of Cannabis sativa cultivar Pink pepper isolate KNU-18-1 chromosome 7, ASM2916894v1, whole genome shotgun sequence genomic DNA includes:
- the LOC133039580 gene encoding uncharacterized protein LOC133039580 produces the protein MGATGLNVDSNIELEDDPIPVEETPLVDKRKSKKPIALTSPFMEYDSSISSSKDGSGYGVVKYVAGLCPLDDKIGEDVEHKDEIDFDLWLGEGRRSKKDPHDKEKVYLKGKDKIVPPFRFGVEDVATKMWFHKLAYPGQCLTNSHLDIIFYYLRKKGKYAKEPKVKFTTTDCLFFKTIHALYEKFITESHWILGRLNIEERRVYMYNSLSTAMKDSAAIKACQPFAVLLPHFFALFDEFKKENKPVCLDPFEVVKVDGLPQQTSK
- the LOC115697039 gene encoding uncharacterized protein LOC115697039; translation: MAAKLKPNPSDHLLILIVVFLIAIDSFVPSTAEFSSSKWSPRFLGKFSHLNKPHPQLQLQQQSQFQYDTRYFDQRLDHFSFSKLPRFRQRYLISTEHWVGPERLGPIFVYCGNEGDIAWFAANTGFVWEIAPQFGAMVLFPEHRYYGESMPFGSGEEAYKNASTLSYLTAEQALADFAVLITELKRNFSAEGCPVVLFGGSYGGMLASWMRLKYPHIAIGALASSAPILQFEDIVPVETFYDLTSNGFKRESISCFNTIKQSWDVIISEGQKNDGLLQLTKTFGFCRTLNNTDDLINWLDSAYSYLAMVNYPYPSEFLMPLPGHPIREVCRKIDSMAGDNILEKIFEGISVYYNYTGKVDCFELDDDPHGMDGWNWQACTEMVMPMSSSQDSSMFPTFDFDLSSYKEECLREFNVEPRPRWITTEFGGHDIKATLQKFGSNIIFSNGLLDPWSGGSVLQNISESIVALVTKEGAHHIDLRASTDEDPEWLVEQRTTEIKLIKSWINDYYRQKRAVFEI
- the LOC115696257 gene encoding uncharacterized protein LOC115696257, producing MKDKYGIKMNYMKAWRSKERAQTQLHGNAKESYNLLPRDLYMLQKTNPGTLIDIEKDDDDSFKYAFVALNAAIKGWPNCKPIIVVDGTFLKAAYGGTLLTANTQDAESKIFPLAYCIVDSENDKSWEWFLKKIREAFGVRECQCLISDRHESIIKATRKVFPEITHGYCIFHLLSNLKTKFKKNAKHFRVPFYAAAKAYTEMEFEFHMRELDNLDKRIRPYLEKIGHEKWSRYHSENNRYSTMTSNIAEALNSANLAARETPVTTLMECLRAQMQEWTYNNRKEAQKCTTRLTPSSEKKLIGNYVQSLRLTVKPANQNLFEVIDEDRTRIVNLKEKTCTCNRFQKDEMPCNHAVAVMKDLNINTYNYCAQYYTSKAWLQTYEETVYPVGNVREWELPDFFEEIIVLPPKERIKSGRPRKRRMAASWETKKQNKCGKCGQKGHNKKTCRRITA